Proteins encoded within one genomic window of Empedobacter falsenii:
- a CDS encoding DUF4836 family protein, whose protein sequence is MKKGFKYYSILFIILLFASCSKNEDYTVLIPTDADFVALINPKSIAEKGNFQKLEQYKIYQLAEGELKNQDPTFDQLLNDIKNNPTSAGVDIISPIYLFGQKINGKNMVALITNMRDKDQFEKHLSTIYKGLYKKNISFEKKDGFTTISGFNKPFMAWNKSQFLLIVSEFGVGEKAIQDYFTKIINDKHSLAKENNSFGDFVKNSQDINIWYTGNFLKNFSKHESSEKKNLDFTKSSWVNFISFTSDGISFTQKFHPDAITKVELQKHPMWKSKINTDFFKYFPAQSYMNIGLGIYPANTRYVFENQNFLTTFLEQYEIDLNKLEQSFEGEALFSVYDFEIGKAFNPNDFFGKKEAFIKQVVYPQFVLGGKMKNDLFFNEFIKAHQENIQKIGSYYMLPLSTNMKIYMTYKNNLMYITNNQSIMNQYLNNMVSSSNFVTTGYATNASNPMFGYVNLNFDQYPKEVQKYIYQQIPFGNTKEMQTVLSYFDHIDYRVSNEYTKTGKIHMKKTDKNSLEVIFLLLDQAYSLFFNQAAQQNGN, encoded by the coding sequence ATGAAAAAAGGCTTCAAATATTACTCGATTCTATTCATTATTTTGCTTTTTGCAAGTTGTTCCAAAAACGAAGATTATACGGTTTTGATTCCAACAGATGCAGATTTTGTTGCGTTGATAAATCCAAAATCAATTGCAGAAAAAGGTAATTTTCAGAAATTAGAACAATACAAAATTTATCAATTAGCCGAAGGCGAACTTAAAAATCAAGATCCGACTTTTGATCAATTATTAAATGATATCAAAAACAATCCGACCTCAGCAGGCGTAGATATTATCAGTCCTATTTACCTTTTTGGGCAAAAAATTAATGGAAAAAATATGGTTGCGTTGATTACAAATATGCGCGACAAAGATCAGTTTGAAAAACATTTATCAACCATTTACAAAGGTTTATACAAAAAAAATATTTCGTTTGAAAAGAAAGATGGTTTTACGACGATTTCTGGATTCAATAAACCGTTTATGGCTTGGAATAAATCTCAATTTTTATTGATTGTTTCTGAATTTGGTGTTGGAGAAAAAGCAATTCAAGATTATTTTACGAAAATTATCAACGATAAACATTCACTTGCGAAGGAAAATAATAGTTTTGGAGATTTTGTTAAAAACTCGCAGGATATCAACATTTGGTACACTGGAAACTTTTTGAAAAACTTCTCAAAACACGAAAGTTCTGAAAAGAAAAATCTTGATTTTACAAAAAGTTCTTGGGTTAATTTTATTTCATTTACTTCGGACGGAATTAGTTTTACACAGAAATTTCATCCAGATGCGATTACAAAAGTTGAATTGCAAAAACATCCGATGTGGAAATCAAAAATCAATACTGATTTTTTTAAATATTTTCCTGCACAAAGTTACATGAATATTGGACTTGGTATTTATCCTGCCAACACGCGTTATGTGTTCGAAAATCAAAATTTCTTGACTACTTTTTTAGAACAATATGAAATTGATTTGAACAAATTAGAACAAAGTTTTGAAGGCGAAGCTTTGTTTAGTGTTTATGATTTTGAGATCGGAAAAGCATTCAATCCAAATGATTTTTTTGGTAAGAAAGAAGCTTTTATTAAGCAAGTTGTTTATCCGCAATTTGTTTTGGGTGGAAAAATGAAAAACGATCTTTTCTTCAACGAATTTATTAAAGCCCATCAAGAAAATATTCAGAAAATTGGATCTTATTACATGCTGCCACTTTCGACAAATATGAAGATTTATATGACGTACAAAAACAATTTGATGTACATCACAAATAATCAATCGATCATGAATCAATATTTAAACAACATGGTAAGTTCTTCAAATTTTGTCACAACAGGATACGCTACAAACGCTTCAAATCCAATGTTTGGTTACGTGAATCTAAATTTTGATCAATATCCAAAAGAAGTTCAAAAATATATTTATCAACAAATTCCGTTCGGAAACACGAAAGAAATGCAAACGGTTTTATCTTATTTTGATCACATCGATTACCGCGTTTCGAATGAATACACAAAAACAGGAAAAATACATATGAAAAAGACGGATAAAAATAGTTTGGAAGTGATTTTCTTACTTTTGGACCAAGCTTATTCACTATTTTTCAATCAAGCTGCACAACAAAATGGAAATTAA
- a CDS encoding ATP-binding cassette domain-containing protein: MEIKISQLVPHPLKEFGFEQSEIWKNTYTFSSGNIYQIVAHSGVGKSTLINILYGDRKDYDGEVLFDGQNIKNYSLNDWTKIRREKIAYVFQGLHLFEELTLMENIQLKNVLTQHQSENQIIEWIEKVGLKSHLHQKAIHLSYGQRQRIAVIRALCQPFDFLLLDEPFSHLDEINQQLLIDLVTKEAAKNNAGIIFTSLHEIHDKRLANVIQL, encoded by the coding sequence ATGGAAATTAAAATCAGTCAACTTGTTCCGCATCCTTTGAAAGAATTTGGGTTCGAACAATCTGAAATTTGGAAAAATACATACACTTTTTCAAGCGGAAATATTTATCAAATCGTTGCACATTCTGGTGTTGGAAAATCGACGTTGATTAATATTTTGTACGGTGATAGAAAAGATTATGACGGAGAAGTTTTGTTTGATGGACAAAATATTAAGAATTATTCTTTGAATGATTGGACAAAAATTAGACGCGAAAAAATTGCGTATGTTTTTCAAGGTTTGCATTTGTTTGAAGAATTAACTTTGATGGAAAATATCCAATTAAAAAATGTATTAACACAACATCAATCCGAAAATCAAATTATTGAATGGATTGAAAAAGTTGGTTTAAAAAGTCATTTACATCAAAAAGCGATTCATCTTTCTTATGGTCAACGTCAACGAATTGCTGTGATTCGCGCACTTTGTCAACCATTTGATTTTCTACTTTTGGACGAACCTTTTAGTCATTTAGATGAAATAAATCAACAACTTCTGATTGATTTAGTTACCAAAGAAGCTGCAAAAAATAACGCTGGAATCATCTTTACAAGCTTACACGAAATTCACGATAAACGCCTTGCAAATGTCATTCAACTCTAA
- a CDS encoding FtsX-like permease family protein codes for MSFNSKNLIEKLVRKNLSFLRITTFCFFSIIGFFILILAGTIYLDYAKNFGEDSSVWKANYVVLNKKISSLQTLTGEKPSFSEDEINDLKSQNFVAKVGTFKSSQFPVKLQVGGVAGIRGFSTDLFFESVPEDFIDVKESDWKWQEGQDFIPIIIPKSYLNLYNFGFATSQGLPQVSEGLFTKIPFQLILGKGENQKVYQARIVDFTTKINTILVPENFLEWANQTYAPQKNTEPSRIVVETKSQGDENASTYFEQQNYDINKDELKNNELTYYLKLAFSLVLFIGLIIVFAAIWLMIINFQLMIEKNKHKTKDLFLIGYNINQLTRPYLKFSIIFMLISYLISIPLVYFVLDIIKEKVGKFMATETSHVWEVIGFGLIIVIILFIINKIILTQSIKKIALKD; via the coding sequence ATGTCATTCAACTCTAAAAATTTAATTGAAAAATTGGTTCGTAAAAACCTAAGTTTCTTGCGAATTACAACCTTTTGTTTTTTCTCTATTATCGGATTTTTCATCTTGATTTTGGCTGGAACAATTTATTTGGATTATGCCAAAAATTTTGGAGAAGATAGTTCAGTTTGGAAAGCAAATTATGTGGTCTTAAACAAAAAAATATCGTCTTTACAAACGTTGACTGGTGAAAAACCAAGTTTTAGTGAAGATGAAATTAATGATTTGAAATCACAGAATTTTGTTGCAAAAGTCGGAACATTCAAAAGCAGTCAATTTCCTGTAAAATTACAAGTTGGTGGAGTTGCTGGAATTCGTGGTTTTTCAACTGATTTATTTTTCGAATCTGTTCCAGAAGATTTCATTGATGTAAAAGAGTCAGATTGGAAATGGCAAGAAGGACAAGATTTTATTCCGATTATTATTCCGAAAAGTTATTTGAATTTGTACAATTTCGGTTTTGCAACAAGTCAAGGTTTACCACAAGTTTCGGAAGGATTATTTACTAAAATTCCTTTTCAATTGATTTTAGGAAAAGGAGAAAATCAGAAAGTATATCAAGCAAGAATTGTCGATTTTACAACAAAAATTAATACGATTTTAGTTCCTGAAAACTTTTTGGAATGGGCAAATCAAACTTATGCACCTCAAAAAAATACAGAACCTTCACGAATTGTTGTTGAAACGAAATCTCAAGGAGATGAAAATGCTTCGACTTATTTTGAGCAACAAAATTATGATATCAACAAAGATGAATTGAAAAATAATGAATTGACGTATTATCTGAAATTAGCTTTTTCGTTGGTTTTATTTATTGGTTTAATCATTGTTTTTGCAGCGATTTGGTTGATGATTATCAATTTTCAATTGATGATTGAAAAGAACAAGCATAAAACGAAAGATTTATTTTTGATTGGTTACAACATCAACCAACTGACTCGTCCGTATCTTAAATTTTCGATTATATTTATGTTAATCAGTTATCTCATTTCGATTCCATTGGTTTATTTTGTTTTGGATATTATCAAAGAAAAAGTCGGAAAATTTATGGCAACAGAAACTTCTCACGTTTGGGAAGTGATCGGTTTTGGATTAATCATCGTGATTATTTTATTCATTATTAATAAAATAATTTTGACACAATCGATCAAAAAAATTGCATTGAAAGATTAA
- a CDS encoding porin family protein, with protein MKKIFFIAAAMLGVVSLSAQEKTTSSQFGIKSSVNMSSFNGKDVNNNDYKVGFGAGLYGHFPITEQFAVQPEVNFTRMGGREKTDVTEVGNTTVKNYNKTTLDYIQVPVMLQFYPAGSRFNIEAGPQFGYNVYASNKTQVSTYVNNTVYNTEEKTDIKDNVKDFDFGVNFGLGYNVTDNINVGARYYMGLTKIGDNNNNNVEVGDVKNHSFSVGVGYSF; from the coding sequence ATGAAAAAAATATTTTTTATTGCTGCTGCAATGTTAGGAGTTGTAAGTTTGAGCGCACAAGAAAAAACAACATCGTCACAATTTGGTATAAAATCAAGTGTAAATATGTCTTCATTTAACGGGAAAGACGTGAACAATAATGATTATAAGGTTGGTTTTGGAGCTGGTTTGTATGGACATTTTCCAATTACAGAACAGTTTGCAGTTCAGCCAGAGGTTAATTTTACACGAATGGGGGGACGAGAAAAAACTGACGTAACAGAAGTTGGAAACACGACGGTCAAAAATTACAATAAAACGACTTTAGATTATATTCAAGTTCCAGTAATGCTTCAATTTTATCCTGCTGGAAGTCGCTTTAATATAGAGGCTGGACCTCAATTTGGATACAATGTATATGCGAGTAATAAAACGCAAGTTAGTACTTATGTAAACAACACGGTGTACAATACGGAAGAAAAAACTGACATTAAAGATAATGTAAAAGATTTTGATTTCGGTGTTAACTTTGGTTTGGGATATAATGTAACAGATAATATCAATGTTGGAGCGAGATACTATATGGGATTAACTAAAATAGGAGATAATAACAACAACAATGTAGAAGTTGGTGATGTAAAAAATCATTCGTTTTCTGTAGGAGTTGGATATTCGTTCTAA